The Salmo trutta chromosome 6, fSalTru1.1, whole genome shotgun sequence genome has a window encoding:
- the LOC115196428 gene encoding uncharacterized protein LOC115196428, which produces MEIMFTYTSTFSNLEDLPFKFNSDLHGRVKDVALADLQDNTENTENAVKEKVNVTVEVIQKLKEGHCKTRFNKSMPMVEYLVGHIDDSTTLTKLTVWGRENMVEEGKWYRVTNVSVAKYGGKTMLNTTPESTLVNVARGRKCDLPHNMVQPEKFEGKIIGYWLPQEYTCPEAHPLERVDTTEKMVTCKHCPMSYILSLMEG; this is translated from the exons ATggagataatgtttacatacacatCCACATTTTCCAACCTCGAAGATTTACCCTTCAAATTCAACAGCGACCTTCACGGGAGGGTCAAGGATGTGGCCCTAGCTGACCTTCAAGACAACACAGAAAACACAGAAAATGCTGTAAAAGAGAAG GTGAACGTTACAGTGGAGGTGATTCAGAAACTGAAAGAGGGCCATTGTAAAACAAGATTTAACAAAAGCATGCCCATGGTGGAATACCTAGTCGGTCATATTGATGATTCAACTACACTCACAAAGCTGACCGTGTGGGGTCGTGAAAACATGGTTGAAGAGGGGAAATGGTACCGGGTCACCAATGTTTCTGTTGCTAAGTATGGTGGTAAAACCATGCTGAACACAACACCAGAATCTACTCTGGTCAACGTGGCTAGGGGTAGGAAATGCGATCTGCCACACAACATGGTACAGCCTGAGAAGTTTGAGGGGAAAATCATTGGATACTGGTTGCCCCAAGAGTACACTTGCCCAGAAGCGCACCCACTGGAGAGGGTGGACACCACTGAAAAGATGGTGACTTGTAAGCATTGTCCTATGTCGTACATACTATCCCTGATGGAAGGATAA